The DNA region TATTGCTCGGGGTGGGTACCGATACGTTCGACCGCGCTACCCCGGAGAAAGTCGGCAAAACTCATCGTCGATCGACCCTCGGGTCGCACCAGTTCTGGAACCAACAGCCCCTTGGCCGTCTGGATCTTGCCCTCGACGATGGTGCCGAGTGAAGAACCCGTCTCTCCCTCCTCGATGTGGGCCTTGACGAGGCGTATCCGCTTGGGACCCGCGTAGAAGTAGGCCCGCTCCAGCAGATGACGGCGATAACCTTGCAGCGCCGACTCATAACTCCTGATGAGAAGGTCCCCATCGGTGATCTTTGGGGCGTAGCTTGACAAGCCTACCTGGGGTTGGGCCGCCTCCTCAAGCCAACTATCACGGCGGACAAGCCAGTCACCCATCAGCTGACAACCCGCCGAAGTCAACCGTGCATAGGCCTCGCTCAATCCAAGACCCTCGATCTCGACCGGCTGAGCTGCATAGACTGGCCCCGCATCCATCTCGTGGACGAGACGCATCAACGTTACTCCACTAGCCAACCCGCCAGCGAGCACTGAGCGCTCGACTGGGGCCGCTCCCCGAAAAGCAGGGAGGAGCGAGTAGTGGATGTTGATGAACGGATGGGTCTCCACCAACGCCGCTGGCAGTATCCGGCCATACGAGACGACGACGCCGAGATCAAAGGTGAGATCACCAAGACCAGCGAGATCCGTGAACACACGCAATCCAGCCTGCTCACCGATCTGGGCAACCGGGGTTGCCTCGAGCGGGCCATTCCTGACGCGGCGCTTTGGTCGTTTGGTC from Ferrimicrobium sp. includes:
- a CDS encoding methionyl-tRNA formyltransferase, which gives rise to MRIVFFGTGPVSVAYLSTLLDGAFDVVGVVTKRPKRRVRNGPLEATPVAQIGEQAGLRVFTDLAGLGDLTFDLGVVVSYGRILPAALVETHPFINIHYSLLPAFRGAAPVERSVLAGGLASGVTLMRLVHEMDAGPVYAAQPVEIEGLGLSEAYARLTSAGCQLMGDWLVRRDSWLEEAAQPQVGLSSYAPKITDGDLLIRSYESALQGYRRHLLERAYFYAGPKRIRLVKAHIEEGETGSSLGTIVEGKIQTAKGLLVPELVRPEGRSTMSFADFLRGSAVERIGTHPEQ